In Sphingobium amiense, a genomic segment contains:
- a CDS encoding TrbC/VirB2 family protein, whose product MLAAGLAMASAAAHAAGSGMPWEQPLEQVLESVQGPVAKIVAVIIIITTGLTLAFGETSGGFRRLIQIVFGLSIAFAASSFFLSFFSFGGGALVA is encoded by the coding sequence ATGCTCGCCGCTGGTCTTGCCATGGCTTCGGCCGCCGCGCATGCCGCCGGATCCGGCATGCCCTGGGAACAGCCGCTCGAACAGGTGCTGGAATCGGTGCAGGGACCGGTGGCGAAGATCGTCGCCGTGATCATCATCATTACGACCGGCCTCACGCTTGCCTTTGGCGAGACCTCGGGTGGATTTCGCCGCCTGATCCAGATCGTATTCGGCCTTTCCATCGCTTTTGCCGCATCGTCCTTCTTCCTTTCCTTCTTCAGCTTCGGCGGCGGGGCGCTCGTGGCATGA
- the rlxS gene encoding relaxase/mobilization nuclease RlxS (I built this because a sul1 chimera in AMR looks like the C-terminus.) → MADDEDLTPRLGRQRASGGPKARRYAGRVVAAANLARGAGPGRKGRAGFSGHRYGRGAGIGRLLSVGTSNALVRRRRVIVKARLVKLGGKGGNQAVAHLRYLQRDGTNRAGERSVLYGPGKDHADGKAFLEKGNGDRHQFRFIVAPEDGDRYEDLKPLVRRLMMQMEEDLGTRLEWVAVDHYNTGHPHSHILLRGVDQNGDNLVIARDYISRGLRERAAEFVELDLGPRSDREILVSRRAEITQDRFTPIDRSLLRIADDHIVKPVARDPLEHDLQACRLGHLARMGLAEPLPTGRYRLDPDLESVLRTMGERGDIIRTMQREFSRLRLERSSADQLIYDPGEAGASPLIGRILMRGLADELEDRHFLLIDGIDGRTYYVPIGKGETGDLLPPSHVEGEGPQQGPAVVAIRPREAAVREVDRTIAAVAAGNGGRYDGEAHRRHDPGARSDYVEAHVRRLEALARAGDIAGRSGDGSWVIAPDHLGRVAAFERRQLTAQPLLIEMLSPVGVADLATAHAATWLDRTLVDGDPPQLRNAGFGRDMTDALARRRQWLVEEGLVERGEGEIRYRKDLLAVLRRRELLRVAGQLSHELALPFAETVEGEKLEGIYRRRVDLISGRFAVLERSRDFVLVPWRPVLERRVGQSVSGLMREDGVSWSFGRGRGGPTIS, encoded by the coding sequence ATGGCCGATGATGAGGATTTGACGCCCCGGCTTGGACGGCAGCGCGCGTCGGGCGGGCCGAAGGCGCGGCGTTATGCCGGCAGGGTGGTTGCAGCCGCCAATCTGGCGCGCGGCGCCGGGCCTGGACGAAAGGGGCGAGCCGGTTTTTCCGGCCATCGCTATGGGCGCGGCGCCGGCATCGGCCGGCTGCTTAGCGTTGGGACAAGCAACGCGCTTGTCCGGCGCCGGCGTGTCATCGTCAAGGCGCGGCTCGTGAAGCTGGGTGGCAAGGGCGGGAACCAGGCGGTTGCCCATCTGCGCTATCTGCAGCGGGACGGGACCAACCGGGCAGGCGAACGCAGCGTGCTGTACGGTCCCGGGAAGGATCATGCCGACGGCAAGGCCTTTCTGGAGAAGGGCAATGGAGACAGGCATCAGTTCCGGTTCATCGTCGCGCCAGAGGATGGCGATCGATATGAGGATCTCAAACCCCTTGTCCGCCGTCTCATGATGCAGATGGAAGAGGATCTCGGCACGCGGCTCGAATGGGTCGCGGTCGATCATTATAATACGGGCCATCCGCACAGCCATATCCTGCTCCGGGGCGTCGATCAGAATGGCGACAATCTTGTCATTGCGCGCGACTATATCAGCAGGGGATTGCGCGAGCGTGCGGCGGAGTTCGTCGAACTCGACCTTGGCCCCAGAAGCGATCGCGAGATTCTCGTCTCGCGCCGCGCGGAAATCACGCAGGACAGGTTCACGCCGATCGACCGTTCGCTGCTCCGCATCGCCGATGACCATATCGTCAAACCCGTTGCCCGCGATCCCCTCGAACATGACTTGCAGGCGTGCAGGCTTGGGCATCTCGCGCGTATGGGGCTGGCCGAGCCTCTGCCCACCGGCCGCTATCGGCTTGACCCAGATCTCGAATCCGTCCTCCGCACCATGGGTGAACGGGGAGACATCATCCGCACGATGCAGCGCGAATTTTCGCGGCTACGGCTGGAGCGGTCAAGCGCCGACCAGCTTATCTATGATCCGGGCGAGGCAGGCGCCTCGCCGCTCATCGGGCGCATACTCATGCGCGGGCTTGCCGACGAACTGGAGGACCGTCATTTTCTGCTGATCGACGGCATCGACGGACGCACCTATTATGTGCCGATCGGCAAGGGCGAAACCGGCGATTTGCTTCCACCATCGCACGTCGAGGGGGAGGGTCCTCAGCAAGGCCCCGCCGTTGTCGCCATCAGGCCGAGGGAAGCAGCCGTCCGCGAGGTCGATCGGACGATCGCCGCCGTCGCGGCTGGCAATGGCGGACGCTATGATGGCGAAGCGCATCGACGCCATGACCCGGGCGCGCGTTCGGACTATGTCGAGGCGCATGTCCGCAGGCTCGAGGCGCTTGCGCGTGCCGGGGATATTGCCGGGCGTTCGGGCGACGGGAGTTGGGTCATCGCCCCCGACCATCTCGGTCGCGTGGCGGCGTTCGAGCGTCGGCAACTCACAGCCCAGCCCCTCTTGATCGAGATGCTCTCGCCCGTGGGTGTCGCGGACCTGGCGACCGCCCATGCGGCGACCTGGCTCGATCGCACGCTGGTCGATGGTGATCCTCCCCAGTTGCGCAATGCAGGCTTTGGTCGTGACATGACGGATGCCCTGGCGCGTCGGCGGCAATGGCTGGTGGAGGAGGGACTGGTCGAGCGGGGCGAAGGCGAAATCCGCTATCGCAAGGATCTGCTTGCAGTCCTGCGGCGACGTGAGCTTTTGCGCGTGGCGGGCCAGTTGTCGCACGAACTGGCCTTGCCCTTTGCCGAGACTGTCGAGGGCGAGAAGCTCGAGGGCATATACAGGCGCCGCGTCGACCTCATTTCCGGGCGCTTTGCGGTACTCGAACGGTCGCGGGATTTTGTGCTCGTGCCCTGGCGGCCAGTGCTGGAGCGGCGCGTCGGGCAAAGCGTGTCGGGCCTGATGCGCGAAGATGGCGTGAGCTGGTCCTTCGGGCGGGGTCGAGGCGGGCCGACGATCAGTTGA
- a CDS encoding conjugal transfer protein TraG, with amino-acid sequence MTPTKLLIGQILIVLAIVLAGVWAATQWAAIMLAYQPQLGPSWFMLGDIPVYRPWSLFAWWYHFDAYAPIVFDKAGALAAASGFVGCAAAICGSLWRARQSRQVTTYGSARWASHRDVRRAGLYRPAGVMLGRHGDHYLRHEGPEHVMAFAPTRSGKGVGLVVPTLLSWTGSAVIHDIKGENWTLTAGWRARFSHCLLFNPTDARSARYNPLLEVRRGADEVRDVQNIADILVDPEGALTTRNHWEKTSHSLLVGAILHILYAEEEKTLAHVATFLSDPRRSFAATLHLMMTANHLGTKEHRQVHPVVASAARELLNKSENERSGVLSTAMSFLGLYRDPTVAQVTSRCDWRIADLMEGTQPCSLYLVVPPSDISRTKPLIRLILNQIGRRLTERLDQQAGTTRRHQLLMMLDEFPALGRLDFFETSLAFMAGYGIRAFLIAQSLNQIEKAYGEHNAILDNCHVRIAFATNDDRTAKRISDALGTATEQRAMRNYAGHRLAPWLAHVMVSRQETARQLLTPGEVMQLSADEELVLVAGMAPIRAKKLRYYGDPNFAARVGAPPLLNDRAYSDIPPSRKDDWSAPAEPGGKLAAAADTGQAADEGGREQHRHPALENEVRPDRQDSEPEVDRSIVEDEDVVSDKRAMEQAQRMAPVIRGHAIDVASTHEKALGL; translated from the coding sequence GTGACCCCGACCAAATTGTTGATCGGCCAGATACTCATTGTCCTGGCCATCGTCCTTGCAGGCGTGTGGGCCGCTACCCAGTGGGCGGCGATCATGCTCGCCTATCAGCCCCAGCTGGGGCCCTCCTGGTTCATGCTCGGCGATATTCCGGTCTATCGCCCCTGGTCGCTTTTCGCCTGGTGGTATCATTTCGACGCTTATGCGCCGATCGTCTTCGACAAGGCGGGCGCGCTGGCTGCGGCCAGCGGGTTTGTTGGTTGCGCCGCCGCGATCTGCGGCTCGCTATGGCGCGCGCGCCAATCCCGGCAGGTGACGACCTATGGCTCTGCGCGTTGGGCGAGCCACAGGGATGTGCGGCGGGCGGGACTGTATCGGCCGGCCGGTGTCATGCTCGGCCGCCATGGCGACCATTATCTGCGTCATGAGGGGCCTGAGCATGTCATGGCCTTTGCGCCCACGCGTTCGGGCAAGGGCGTTGGCCTGGTCGTGCCGACCCTGTTGTCCTGGACCGGGTCCGCGGTCATTCACGACATCAAGGGGGAGAACTGGACCCTGACGGCAGGCTGGCGCGCCCGTTTCTCGCATTGCCTGCTGTTCAATCCGACGGATGCACGCTCTGCCCGCTACAATCCCCTGCTTGAGGTTCGCCGCGGCGCGGACGAGGTCCGGGACGTCCAGAATATCGCCGATATCCTTGTCGATCCCGAGGGCGCGCTGACAACCCGGAACCACTGGGAAAAAACCAGCCATTCCCTGCTGGTCGGCGCCATTCTCCATATTCTCTATGCCGAGGAGGAAAAGACGCTCGCCCATGTGGCGACCTTTCTTTCCGATCCCCGCCGGAGCTTTGCAGCAACGCTCCATCTCATGATGACCGCCAACCATCTCGGGACGAAGGAGCATCGGCAGGTCCATCCCGTCGTCGCCTCCGCCGCCCGGGAATTGCTGAACAAGAGCGAGAATGAACGATCGGGCGTGCTTTCGACCGCCATGTCCTTCCTTGGCCTCTATCGCGATCCCACTGTCGCGCAAGTGACGTCGCGCTGCGACTGGCGGATCGCCGATCTCATGGAGGGCACGCAGCCCTGTTCGCTTTATCTGGTGGTGCCGCCGTCCGACATCAGCCGTACCAAGCCGCTGATCCGGCTGATCCTGAACCAGATCGGGCGGCGCCTTACCGAACGGCTCGACCAGCAGGCCGGGACGACACGCCGGCACCAGCTCCTCATGATGCTGGATGAGTTCCCCGCGCTTGGCCGACTGGATTTCTTCGAAACGAGCCTTGCCTTCATGGCCGGCTACGGCATCCGGGCCTTCCTGATCGCGCAAAGCCTCAACCAGATCGAGAAGGCCTATGGCGAACACAACGCCATTCTCGACAATTGCCACGTTCGCATTGCTTTTGCGACCAATGACGATCGGACGGCGAAGCGTATATCCGATGCGCTGGGGACGGCGACCGAACAACGCGCCATGCGTAACTATGCGGGGCACCGGCTGGCGCCCTGGCTGGCCCATGTCATGGTCAGCCGCCAGGAAACCGCGCGCCAGCTTCTGACACCCGGCGAAGTCATGCAGCTTTCGGCCGACGAGGAACTGGTCCTCGTCGCCGGCATGGCGCCCATCCGCGCGAAGAAGCTGCGCTATTATGGCGACCCTAATTTCGCCGCTCGTGTCGGAGCGCCGCCGCTGCTCAACGACAGGGCCTATTCCGACATTCCCCCGTCCCGGAAGGATGATTGGAGCGCGCCTGCCGAGCCGGGAGGCAAATTGGCTGCCGCCGCTGACACCGGGCAGGCGGCCGACGAAGGCGGGCGCGAGCAGCATCGGCACCCGGCGCTTGAAAATGAGGTCCGGCCGGACAGGCAGGATTCCGAACCGGAGGTGGATCGCTCCATCGTCGAGGATGAGGATGTCGTTTCCGACAAGCGCGCCATGGAGCAGGCGCAGCGCATGGCGCCGGTCATTCGCGGCCACGCCATCGATGTCGCGTCAACCCATGAAAAGGCGCTGGGGCTATGA
- a CDS encoding CopG family ribbon-helix-helix protein, with protein MKQALAAWIDQEEDRHKMTLEALADVDAGRVIDHQNIQA; from the coding sequence ATGAAGCAGGCTCTGGCGGCATGGATCGACCAGGAGGAAGATCGGCACAAGATGACGCTTGAAGCCTTGGCAGATGTAGACGCGGGCCGGGTGATCGATCATCAGAATATTCAGGCCTGA
- a CDS encoding HEPN domain-containing protein, with the protein MKTDLDHLPDVQRGELARVQKILLGEFAEATSRASQSWKRNGRILKIVLFGSYSRTDWVDEPENGYQSDFDLLIIVSHADLTDIADYWYIAEDKILHDDAVRRPVNIIVHTLDEVNQGLRKGEYFWVDIAREGIVLYELPGSSLVAPQPLTSRDAFEMAGKYYWEQIKSLDNWIDLAEYAVSKSQGDIDWKRKAAFNFHQAAETAYACFLLVRTLYFPRSHSIKFLRSLAEDIETRLISAWPRGTRAERRLFELLKRAYVEARYSAAYDINAEDLEAIARSVRMLRDAVEISACERIEQLRVDAGA; encoded by the coding sequence ATGAAAACGGATCTTGATCACCTGCCGGATGTTCAGCGCGGCGAGTTGGCGCGGGTCCAGAAAATTCTCCTTGGCGAATTTGCCGAGGCGACCTCTCGCGCAAGCCAGTCCTGGAAGCGCAATGGGCGGATCCTGAAGATCGTTCTCTTCGGGAGTTATTCGCGCACGGATTGGGTCGATGAACCTGAAAATGGCTATCAGTCCGATTTCGATCTGCTGATCATCGTCAGCCATGCCGATCTCACTGACATCGCTGATTATTGGTATATCGCCGAGGACAAGATCCTGCACGATGACGCTGTGCGCCGCCCCGTCAACATCATCGTCCATACGCTCGATGAAGTGAATCAGGGACTGCGGAAGGGTGAATATTTCTGGGTCGATATCGCTCGTGAAGGAATCGTGCTCTACGAATTGCCGGGGTCGAGTTTGGTAGCGCCGCAGCCGCTTACGTCTCGCGATGCTTTCGAGATGGCGGGTAAATATTATTGGGAACAGATCAAATCACTCGATAACTGGATCGATCTGGCTGAATATGCTGTATCGAAATCGCAAGGTGACATTGATTGGAAGCGCAAAGCGGCCTTTAACTTTCATCAAGCGGCTGAAACAGCATACGCTTGCTTCCTACTCGTCCGAACACTGTATTTCCCTCGGTCCCACAGTATCAAGTTTCTCCGATCCCTTGCCGAAGATATTGAGACGCGTCTGATCTCTGCTTGGCCACGGGGCACAAGGGCAGAGCGTCGCCTGTTCGAACTGTTGAAGCGCGCCTATGTCGAGGCGCGATACTCGGCTGCGTACGACATTAACGCCGAGGATCTGGAGGCGATTGCCCGGTCCGTCCGAATGTTGCGGGATGCCGTCGAAATATCCGCATGCGAGAGAATCGAACAGCTTCGGGTGGATGCCGGGGCATGA
- the trbB gene encoding P-type conjugative transfer ATPase TrbB: MLHSAMGPAIAAALDDPRVIEIMVNPDGALRLDLLGEGRVDTDIVLGPSEVERIIRLVASHVRTEVHADAPILSAELPPQAEGRVGERFEAILPPVAVGPCFAIRKPASRPYSMDDYVRDGIINHTAAALLRRAVHERWNILVAGGTSSGKTTLANALLGEIGASEERLILIEDTRELQSPSVDTVALRTRAGIVTMTDLVRSTLRLRPDRIIVGEVRGPEALDMLKAWNTGHPGGIATVHANGSAAALNRIESLVQEAVATVPRALIAEAIDLIVFLSGRGASRRVTSLARVDGLDPQGGYRLIELLVPPTPTGLAL, from the coding sequence ATGCTGCACAGCGCGATGGGACCGGCGATCGCTGCGGCGCTTGACGATCCCCGCGTCATCGAGATCATGGTCAATCCCGATGGCGCCCTGCGGCTCGACCTGCTGGGTGAAGGACGTGTCGATACCGATATTGTCCTTGGGCCCAGCGAAGTCGAACGGATCATCCGCCTGGTCGCCTCGCATGTGCGCACGGAGGTTCATGCCGACGCACCCATATTATCAGCGGAACTGCCGCCGCAGGCCGAAGGAAGGGTCGGCGAGCGCTTTGAGGCGATCCTGCCGCCGGTCGCGGTCGGCCCCTGCTTCGCGATCCGCAAGCCGGCATCCCGGCCCTACAGCATGGACGATTATGTCAGAGATGGCATCATCAACCATACCGCTGCGGCGCTTTTGCGTCGCGCGGTGCATGAGCGGTGGAACATCCTTGTCGCCGGCGGCACTAGTTCAGGAAAGACGACCCTCGCCAATGCCCTGCTGGGTGAGATTGGGGCGAGTGAGGAACGGCTGATCCTGATCGAAGACACGCGCGAATTGCAAAGCCCCTCGGTCGATACCGTGGCGCTGCGCACGCGGGCGGGCATCGTCACCATGACTGACCTGGTGCGTTCCACGCTCCGATTGCGGCCCGATCGGATCATCGTGGGTGAGGTGAGGGGACCCGAAGCCCTCGACATGCTCAAGGCCTGGAATACGGGTCATCCCGGGGGGATTGCGACGGTTCACGCCAATGGTTCCGCCGCTGCGCTCAACCGTATCGAAAGCCTGGTGCAGGAGGCCGTGGCGACGGTTCCGCGCGCCCTCATCGCAGAAGCCATCGACCTCATCGTTTTTCTGTCCGGTCGTGGCGCATCGCGGCGCGTCACCAGCCTCGCGCGCGTCGATGGTCTCGACCCGCAGGGTGGCTACCGGCTCATCGAACTCCTCGTCCCTCCAACCCCCACAGGATTAGCTTTATGA
- a CDS encoding CopG family transcriptional regulator has translation MKRAPKIRQNLYIDREIGDALDAMATGHAGNKSRLVNDALRTWLRHRGASEAEAALRMRLNELSKELAAARRDIDIMVESLALFIRYQLMVTPPLGENDEVGRAQGRQRFEAFISQVGRQLATGKRTIAAPSAEGGEE, from the coding sequence ATGAAGCGCGCGCCCAAGATCCGCCAGAATCTCTATATCGACCGCGAGATCGGCGATGCGCTCGATGCCATGGCTACCGGCCATGCAGGGAATAAAAGCCGATTGGTCAACGATGCGTTGCGGACATGGCTGCGCCATCGCGGCGCGAGTGAGGCGGAAGCGGCGCTGCGCATGCGCCTCAATGAACTGTCGAAGGAACTGGCAGCTGCCCGCCGCGACATCGACATTATGGTCGAAAGCCTCGCTTTGTTCATCCGCTACCAGCTTATGGTGACGCCCCCGCTCGGGGAGAATGACGAGGTTGGACGGGCTCAGGGCCGCCAGCGCTTCGAGGCGTTCATCAGCCAGGTTGGCCGCCAGCTTGCAACCGGCAAGCGGACGATCGCGGCCCCATCGGCCGAAGGAGGCGAGGAGTGA